One segment of Rosa chinensis cultivar Old Blush chromosome 6, RchiOBHm-V2, whole genome shotgun sequence DNA contains the following:
- the LOC112170566 gene encoding disease resistance protein RUN1-like produces MGGIGKTTMVRAVYERISREFEFSFLVTDVRNSVEKSGVLNLQKQLLSGIWTKKANISDCHEGATIIRRLLGDKKVLLILDDVNYSSHLEYLVGNPEWFGSGSRVLITTRNEHLLIRHGVERRLKVEELNDVDSLQLFSWKAFKRGYPEEDFFGLSESFISYAKGLPLALEVLGSSLYRRDLSEWNSALRKLGRVCNLEIFGILEISYNDLNSEEKKIFLDIACFFNGEDKDRVTEVLNSCDFSAIIGIKVLIERSLLTVSHGRLWMHDLLQEMGWEIVCRESPSEPGRWSRLWLLKDVEHVMTNNTGTEAVEGIYVDSTKSGVDMDVTPKSLSMMNKLRYLKIENGNLPKGLEFLPNSLRILDWTRYPLKSLPSHFNPQKLLELSLSHSCIKHVRIGMEPLCNLKTINLSHSLNLVSTPNFKGMPYLEFLYLEGCIRLNEVDPTIEVLGRLTVLNLKDCKNLLHFASSVGGLKSLKVLNLSGCSKVNKLPYDMCHLECLEELYLNGTGIKGLPTSTEVIERLNVLNLKDCKNLVRLPSSVGGLKSLQYLNVSGCSKLDKLPDELGHVACLEKLDVSGTGIREVPSSIGLLKNLKELSLAGCKARSPKSWNTMFDHFQLLRKRSHIPSGFSLPCLSGLHSLTELDLSDCNLSEDAMPCDFGCLSSLKKLNLSRNQFVRLPESVGQLSRLQWLYLNWCCKLQTLPELPSHVFVSAIDYISLDTLANQIRQYHSVLKRRFVNCFKMVENESCKSIALPLLTLYLESKAFSDHETFHFVGPGNEIAEWYKHQSVGSLITIELHPGWFSNKWMGFAYCFIFRLLKPLPPSVAWYIDGEFRASGEQLHNCFSPLFGKEWGQPVLDHIWFFYKPRHQFYLKNKWPDIHGPLVFSFQPRYCDGGKIMSEETVQVKKCGVRMVYEEDVEELWETLLKQHNVRINTKRGLQHYDDDDVATSSSANLAHPKRIKHHHLDSAGPNGIPYIHDQKHG; encoded by the exons ATGGGCGGAATTGGTAAGACTACTATGGTAAGAGCAGTGTATGAGAGAATCTCTCGTGAATTTGAATTTAGTTTCCTTGTTACCGATGTTAGAAACTCTGTTGAAAAAAGTGGTGTACTTAATTTACAAAAGCAACTTCTCTCTGGGATCTGGACAAAGAAGGCCAACATATCAGACTGTCATGAAGGAGCCACGATTATAAGGAGGTTGTTAGGTGACAAAAAAGTTCTTCtcattcttgatgatgtgaactATTCAAGTCATTTAGAATATTTGGTCGGAAACCCAGAGTGGTTTGGTTCAGGAAGCAGAGTTCTAATCACAACTAGAAATGAGCATTTATTGATTAGACATGGAGTGGAGAGAAGATTGAAGGTCGAAGAATTAAATGATGTTGATTCTCTTCAGCTTTTTAGCTGGAAAGCATTCAAAAGAGGTTACCCTGAAGAAGATTTTTTTGGTTTGTCAGAATCTTTTATAAGTTATGCCAAAGGTCTTCCTCTAGCTCTTGAAGTACTGGGTTCTTCTTTGTATCGAAGAGATCTAAGTGAATGGAACAGTGCACTGAGAAAACTGGGAAGAGTTTGTAACTTGGAAATTTTTGGCATACTTGAAATAAGTTACAATGATCTAAACtctgaagagaagaaaattttcctagacattgcatgtttctttaatGGAGAGGACAAAGATCGAGTGACAGAAGTACTAAACAGTTGCGatttttctgcaattattggaaTAAAAGTTCTTATCGAAAGATCTCTCTTGACTGTTTCGCATGGAAGACTATGGATGCACGATTTGCTCCAAGAAATGGGATGGGAAATTGTCTGCCGGGAATCTCCTAGCGAGCCGGGCAGGTGGAGTAGGTTGTGGCTTCTTAAAgacgttgaacatgtcatgaccAATAATACT GGAACTGAAGCAGTAGAAGGCATATATGTGGACTCAACAAAGTCAGGAGTGGACATGGATGTGACTCCGAAATCATTGTCAATGATGAACAAATTAAGATACCTGAAGATTGAGAATGGAAACCTGCCTAAGGGTCTTGAATTTCTTCCGAATAGTTTACGGATTCTTGATTGGACGAGGTATCCGTTAAAATCCCTGCCATCACATTTCAACCCTCAAAAACTGCTCGAACTAAGCTTGTCTCATAGTTGTATTAAACATGTTCGGATAGGAATGGAG CCTTTATGCAACTTGAAAACCATTAATCTGAGTCACTCTTTGAATCTTGTCAGCACCCCAAACTTTAAAGGTATGCCATATCTCGAGTTTCTGTATCTTGAAGGTTGTATAAGATTGAATGAGGTTGACCCGACAATTGAAGTGCTTGGAAGACTTACTGTGCTGAACTTGAAAGATTGCAAGAATCTTTTGCATTTTGCAAGCAGTGTAGGTGGCTTAAAGTCTCTGAAAGTTCTTAATCTTTCTGGTTGTTCAAAGGTTAACAAACTACCTTATGACATGTGTCATTTGGAGTGTTTGGAGGAGCTTTATCTGAATGGCACCGGCATAAAAGGACTACCTACGTCTACTGAAGTGATTGAAAGACTTAATGTGCTGAACTTGAAAGACTGCAAGAATCTTGTGCGTCTTCCAAGCAGTGTAGGTGGCTTAAAATCTCTCCAATATCTCAATGTTTCTGGTTGCTCAAAGCTTGACAAATTGCCAGATGAGTTGGGTCATGTTGCTTGTTTGGAGAAGCTTGATGTGAGTGGAACTGGCATAAGAGAAGTGCCTTCCTCTATTGGTCTTTTGAAAAACCTCAAAGAATTATCTCTTGCTGGATGTAAAGCACGGTCACCTAAATCATGGAATACGATGTTCGACCATTTTCAGTTATTGCGAAAAAGAAGTCACATTCCATCAGGATTTTCGTTGCCTTGTTTGTCTGGTTTGCATTCATTAACTGAATTGGATCTAAGTGACTGCAATCTTTCTGAAGACGCAATGCCCTGTGATTTTGGATGCTtgtcttcattaaaaaaattgaatctCAGCAGAAATCAATTTGTTAGACTACCTGAGAGCGTCGGCCAACTCTCTAGACTTCAATGGCTTTACTTGAATTGGTGCTGCAAGCTTCAGACATTACCAGAGCTTCCATCTCATGTATTTGTAAGTGCTATCGACTACATTTCATTAGATACATTGGCCAATCAAATAAGACAATACCATTCGGTGCTAAAAAGGAGATTTGTTAACTGTTTCAAAATGGTGGAGAATGAGAGCTGTAAGAGTATAGCACTTCCATTGCTAACCCTCTACCTTGAGAGTAAAGCATTTTCTGACCATGAAACATTTCACTTTGTTGGTCCTGGAAATGAAATTGCAGAGTGGTACAAGCACCAAAGTGTGGGGTCTTTGATAACTATAGAGTTGCATCCTGGTTGGTTTAGTAACAAGTGGATGGGATTCGCCTACTGTTTCATTTTTAGACTCCTCAAACCACTCCCGCCTTCTGTTGCGTGGTACATTGATGGCGAATTTAGGGCCAGTGGGGAACAACTCCATAATTGCTTTAGTCCATTGTTTGGGAAAGAATGGGGTCAACCTGTATTGGATCACATTTGGTTCTTCTATAAACCCCGTCATCAATTCTACTTAAAAAATAAGTGGCCAGATATCCACGGTCCACTTGTATTCTCATTTCAACCTCGCTACTGCGATGGCGGAAAAATAATGAGTGAGGAAACTGTGCAAGTGAAGAAGTGTGGGGTTCGTATGGTATATGAGGAAGATGTGGAGGAGCTTTGGGAAACACTATTGAAGCAGCACAATGTTCGCATTAATACCAAACGAGGCCTTCAACACTATGATGACGATGATGTTGCAACATCTAGTAGTGCAAATTTGGCTCATCCAAAAAGAATTAAACATCACCACCTTGATAGCGCAGGACCCAATGGAATCCCTTATATTCATGACCAGAAACATggttga
- the LOC112169507 gene encoding TMV resistance protein N-like, which produces MSIQRTSTSLPPLTRQWKYDVFLSFKGSDTRKAFTDHLYTALKHQGVITFRDDPELQKGKAISPELFAAIEESRFALIVLSQNYASSTWCLEELVRILECMKARKTVLPIFYDVDPSVVRKQTGSFREVFDNHEERFRDDKEKVRRWRYALTEVASFSGWNSKEWYESKLIRDIIEVIWTKLQPTSFSYAENLVGIYSRLQPVNLLLDVGVDDVRFIGIWGMGGIGKTTMVRAVYERISREFEFSFLLTDVRNFVEKSGLLNLQKQLLSGIWTKKSNISDLHEGAMIIRRLFGDKKVLLILDDVNHSSHLEYLAGNPEWFGSGSRVLITTRNEHLLIGHGVERRLKVEELNDADSLQVFSRKAFKRVYPEGDFLGLSEYVISYAKGVPLALEVLGSFLHGRDLSEWRSALRKLGRVCNLEIFDILKISYNDLDSEEKKIFLDIACFFNGQDRDRVTEVLNSCDFSAIIGIKVLMERSLLTLSDGRLWMHDLLREMGHEIVRLESPTEHGRCSRLWLLEDVKHVLTKNTGTEAIEGIFVDSAESGIEVDVAPKSFSMMNKLRYLKIKNGNLPKGLEYLPNSLRILDWMRYPSKSLPSHFNPQKLLELSLCHSCIKHVQIGTEPLYNLKTINLSHSLNLVNTPNFEGMPYLKFLFLEGCIRLYEVDPTIEVLERLTVLNLKDCKNLVLFASSVGGLKSLKVLNLSGCSKLKKLPNDMGLLESLEELHVNGTAIRELPSSIGMLERLPLLKMKDCRDLVSLPISVSGLKSLKVVNISGCSKLDTLPEELGHIECLVEVDVSGTSIQELPCSIGMLEGLVSMSLRDCKHLVCLPSSVGGLKSLKDLNLSGCSKLDKLPDELGHVACLEKLDVSGSGIRELPSSIGLLKNLKHLSLARCKAQAPKSWNMMFNPFQLLRKRSHIPAGLSLPCLSGLHSLTELDLSDCNLSEEAMPSDFGCLSSLRELNLSRNQFIRLPESIGQLSRLEVLELNLCGKLQTLPEFLQENNVWVEASNCISLDTLANQREHCNSVLEGYFVNCFKMVENESCQRIAISLLTRFLKFQHSIHDRFDFIAPGNEIPEWYNNQSEGSLITVELHPGWFSNTFMGFAFCVVFRLLKPLPPGVEIDISLEPRANGQYFGSSPVLLFNKKWGQPVSDHIWFFYVGSTWGRVTEEWQDIYYQLVFSFESYGIDEEILQVKKCGVRMVYEEDAKELWETLLKQSNVSINTKRGLQHYDGDDASSGSTSQAHPKRMKQLHLDGAEPSRTPYIHDQKHG; this is translated from the exons ATGAGCATACAAAGAACCTCTACATCTTTGCCCCCTTTAACTCGTCAGTGGAAATATGATGTTTTTCTGAGCTTTAAAGGCAGTGACACTCGCAAGGCTTTTACAGACCACTTATACACTGCATTGAAACATCAAGGAGTCATAACTTTTAGGGATGATCCTGAACTTCAAAAAGGGAAAGCTATTTCTCCAGAACTTTTTGCAGCAATTGAAGAATCGAGATTTGCTCTCATTGTTCTCTCACAAAATTATGCATCGTCAACATGGTGCTTGGAAGAACTTGTGAGAATTCTTGAATGCATGAAAGCAAGAAAAACTGTGCTGCCAATTTTCTATGATGTTGATCCCTCTGTTGTACGAAAGCAAACAGGGAGTTTTAGAGAAGTCTTTGATAATCATGAAGAAAGGTTTAGGGATGACAAAGAGAAAGTGAGAAGGTGGAGATATGCTTTAACCGAAGTGGCAAGTTTCTCAGGGTGGAATTCAAAGGAATG GTACGAATCAAAGCTGATAAGAGATATTATTGAAGTTATATGGACAAAATTGCAACCTACATCATTCAGTTATGCAGAAAATCTAGTTGGAATTTACTCAAGATTGCAGCCAGTCAATTTGCTTTTAGATGTAGGGGTGGATGACGTCCGCTTCATTGGTATATGGGGAATGGGCGGGATTGGTAAGACTACTATGGTAAGAGCAGTGTATGAGAGAATCTCTCGTGAATTTGAATTTAGTTTCCTTCTTACTGATGTTAGAAACTTTGTTGAAAAAAGTGGTCTACTTAATTTACAAAAGCAACTTCTGTCTGGGATTTGGACAAAGAAGTCCAACATATCAGACCTTCATGAAGGAGCCATGATTATAAGGAGGTTGTTTGGTGACAAAAAAGTTCTTCtcattcttgatgatgtgaaccATTCAAGTCATTTAGAATATTTGGCAGGAAACCCAGAGTGGTTTGGTTCAGGGAGTAGAGTTCTTATCACAACTAGAAATGAGCATTTGTTGATTGGACATGGAGTGGAGAGAAGATTGAAGGTCGAAGAATTAAATGATGCTGATTCTCTTCAGGTTTTTAGCCGGAAAGCATTCAAAAGAGTTTACCCtgaaggagattttcttggttTGTCAGAATATGTTATAAGTTATGCAAAAGGTGTTCCTTTAGCTCTTGAAGTACTGGGTTCTTTTTTGCATGGAAGAGATCTAAGTGAATGGAGAAGTGCACTGAGAAAACTGGGAAGAGTTTGTAACTTGGAAATTTTTGATATACTTAAAATAAGTTACAATGATCTGGATtctgaagagaagaaaatattcttagacattgcatgtttctttaatGGACAGGACAGAGATCGAGTAACAGAAGTACTAAACAGTTGCGatttttctgcaattattggaaTAAAAGTTCTCATGGAACGATCCCTCCTAACTCTTTCAGATGGAAGACTATGGATGCATGATTTGCTCAGAGAAATGGGTCACGAAATTGTCCGCCTGGAATCTCCTACTGAGCACGGCAGGTGCAGTAGGTTGTGGCTTCTTGAAGATGTCAAACATGTCTTGACCAAAAATACT GGAACTGAAGCAATAGAAGGCATATTTGTGGACTCAGCTGAATCAGGAATCGAGGTGGACGTGGCTCCGAAATCATTTTCAATGATGAACAAATTGAGATACCTGAAGATTAAGAATGGGAACCTGCCTAAGGGGCTTGAATATCTTCCCAATAGTTTACGGATTCTTGATTGGATGAGGTATCCGTCAAAATCTCTGCCATCACATTTCAACCCTCAGAAGCTGCTCGAACTTAGCTTGTGTCATAGTTGTATTAAACATGTTCAGATAGGAACTGAG CCTTTATACAATTTGAAAACCATTAATCTGAGTCACTCTCTGAATCTTGTCAACACCCCAAACTTTGAAGGTATGCCATATCTCAAGTTTCTGTTTCTTGAAGGTTGTATAAGATTGTATGAGGTTGACCCAACAATTGAAGTGCTTGAAAGACTTACTGTGCTGAACTTGAAAGATTGCAAGAATCTTGTGCTTTTTGCAAGCAGTGTAGGTGGCTTAAAATCTCTCAAAGTTCTTAATCTTTCTGGTTGCTCAAAGCTTAAAAAACTACCGAATGACATGGGTCTTTTAGAAAGTTTGGAGGAGCTTCATGTGAACGGCACCGCCATAAGAGAACTACCTTCCTCTATTGGAATGCTCGAAAGACTTCCTCTGCTAAAAATGAAAGATTGCAGAGATCTCGTGTCTCTTCCAATTAGTGTCAGTGGCTTAAAATCTCTCAAAGTTGTTAATATTTCTGGTTGCTCAAAGCTTGACACATTGCCAGAGGAGTTGGGCCATATAGAGTGTTTGGTAGAGGTTGATGTGAGTGGAACTTCTATACAAGAACTACCTTGCTCTATTGGGATGCTTGAAGGACTTGTTTCTATGTCCTTGAGAGATTGCAAACATCTTGTGTGTCTTCCAAGCAGTGTGGGTGGCTTAAAATCTCTCAAAGATCTCAATCTTTCTGGTTGCTCAAAGCTTGACAAATTGCCGGATGAGTTGGGTCATGTTGCATGTTTGGAGAAGCTTGATGTGAGTGGAAGTGGCATAAGAGAACTCCCCTCCTCTATTGGTCTTTTGAAGAACCTTAAACATTTATCTCTTGCTAGATGTAAGGCGCAGGCCCCTAAATCATGGAATATGATGTTCAACCCCTTTCAGTTATTGCGAAAAAGAAGTCACATTCCGGCAGGATTGTCGTTGCCTTGTTTATCTGGTTTGCATTCATTAACCGAACTGGATCTAAGTGACTGCAATCTTTCTGAAGAAGCAATGCCCAGTGATTTTGGATGCTTGTCTTCATTAAGAGAATTAAATCTCAGCAGAAATCAATTCATTAGACTACCCGAGAGCATCGGCCAACTCTCTAGACTTGAAGTACTTGAGTTGAATTTGTGCGGCAAACTTCAGACATTACCAGAGTTTCTCCAAGAGAACAATGTATGGGTAGAGGCTAGCAACTGCATTTCATTAGATACATTGGCCAATCAAAGAGAACATTGCAATTCGGTACTAGAAGGATATTTTGTTAACTGTTTCAAAATGGTGGAGAATGAAAGCTGTCAGAGGATAGCAATTTCATTGCTAACACGCTTCCTGAAGTTTCAACATTCTATACATGATAGATTTGACTTTATTGCTCCTGGAAATGAAATACCAGAGTGGTACAATAACCAAAGTGAGGGGTCTTTGATAACTGTAGAGCTGCATCCAGGTTGGTTTAGTAACACGTTTATGGGATTTGCCTTCTGTGTCGTTTTTAGACTCCTCAAACCACTCCCGCCTGGGGTTGAGATTGACATTAGTTTGGAACCAAGGGCCAATGGACAATACTTTGGTTCATCCCCTGTTCTGTTGTTTAATAAAAAGTGGGGTCAACCTGTGTCAGATCACATTTGGTTCTTCTATGTGGGGTCAACCTGGGGTAGAGTCACTGAAGAATGGCAGGACATCTACTATCAGCTTGTATTCTCATTTGAATCTTATGGAATCGATGAGGAAATTTTGCAAGTGAAGAAGTGTGGGGTCCGTATGGTATATGAGGAAGATGCAAAGGAGCTTTGGGAAACATTGTTGAAGCAGAGCAATGTTAGCATTAATACCAAGCGAGGCCTTCAACActatgatggtgatgatgcatCATCTGGTAGTACAAGTCAGGCTCATCCAAAAAGAATGAAACAACTCCACCTTGATGGGGCAGAACCCAGTAGAACCCCTTATATTCATGACCAGAAACATGgttaa